Proteins found in one Mucilaginibacter gracilis genomic segment:
- a CDS encoding DUF5522 domain-containing protein — MSLIEGIDYYINPDGNFVFMEAYHLKRGYCCKNGCLHCPWKPLPSPEGETNKEE, encoded by the coding sequence ATGAGTTTGATAGAAGGCATTGATTATTACATTAACCCTGATGGTAACTTTGTTTTTATGGAGGCTTACCATTTAAAACGCGGCTACTGTTGTAAAAACGGTTGCCTACATTGCCCCTGGAAACCCCTTCCGTCCCCTGAAGGGGAAACTAATAAGGAGGAGTGA
- a CDS encoding MarR family winged helix-turn-helix transcriptional regulator, producing the protein MHIDKEIQSDKFDDNYHRVTVNLLYTYGWLGNLVRGQFEKHNITQQQFNVLRILRGQFPKPATVNLLKERMIDKMSDASRIVDRLVQKGLATRCTNNKDRRSVDIRISDEGLEILSKMDHEYKAKDYLQQHLTDEEAAQLSALLDKMRG; encoded by the coding sequence ATGCACATTGATAAGGAAATACAGAGCGATAAATTTGACGACAATTACCACCGTGTAACCGTTAATTTACTATACACTTATGGCTGGTTAGGTAATTTAGTGCGCGGCCAGTTCGAGAAGCATAACATTACCCAGCAGCAATTTAATGTGCTGCGCATTTTGCGCGGGCAGTTCCCCAAACCAGCAACGGTTAATTTGCTGAAGGAACGGATGATTGATAAAATGTCGGACGCATCGCGCATTGTGGATAGGTTGGTGCAAAAGGGCCTGGCAACGCGCTGTACCAACAATAAAGATCGCCGCTCGGTTGATATCCGCATCAGCGACGAGGGCCTCGAAATACTATCCAAAATGGATCACGAATACAAAGCCAAAGATTACCTGCAACAGCACCTCACCGATGAGGAAGCCGCCCAGTTAAGCGCGCTGCTGGATAAAATGCGAGGATAG
- a CDS encoding MBL fold metallo-hydrolase produces the protein MILADFIVFNANGLYCPYGDFYLDAKLPVNQSVISHAHGDHAVGGSTNVYCTAPTAAFMLLRNGKTAAKVFHHIAFNQAFVIGGVSITFISAGHILGSAQVLMVYQGIRYLYTGDYKVQPDDTCEPIEWAKADVLITETTFAHPQTQHPDAVTEIKKLNGIKTNILLGAYALGKSQRLIKLINQHCPQKKILVHHKIMPLNAIYEKFGFALGNYQMYGRKLMKQQNEFVYLVPPFTFESYFKATGVKRLFASGWKNLQTNEQDTLFISDHVDWNDILQCVEHTQPTQIWTLHGDGAHLKQHFAGTIEVKLLK, from the coding sequence ATGATACTGGCCGATTTTATTGTTTTTAACGCAAACGGCCTGTATTGCCCTTACGGCGATTTTTACCTGGATGCCAAACTACCCGTTAACCAATCGGTAATATCACACGCCCACGGCGATCATGCGGTGGGTGGCAGCACCAACGTTTACTGCACCGCGCCCACCGCAGCTTTTATGCTGCTGCGTAATGGTAAAACGGCGGCAAAGGTTTTTCACCATATAGCCTTTAACCAGGCTTTTGTTATTGGGGGCGTAAGTATTACGTTTATATCGGCGGGTCATATTTTGGGTTCGGCGCAGGTTTTAATGGTTTACCAGGGCATACGCTACCTGTACACCGGCGATTACAAGGTGCAGCCCGATGATACCTGCGAGCCTATTGAATGGGCCAAAGCCGATGTGCTTATTACCGAAACTACCTTTGCACACCCCCAAACGCAGCACCCCGATGCCGTTACCGAGATTAAAAAGCTTAACGGTATTAAAACCAATATTTTGCTGGGTGCCTACGCCTTAGGCAAAAGCCAGCGTTTAATTAAACTGATAAACCAGCATTGTCCGCAAAAAAAAATATTGGTGCATCATAAAATAATGCCGCTTAACGCCATTTACGAAAAATTTGGCTTCGCCCTGGGCAACTACCAAATGTATGGCCGCAAGTTAATGAAACAGCAAAACGAGTTTGTTTACTTAGTGCCACCCTTTACCTTTGAGAGTTATTTTAAGGCTACAGGCGTAAAGCGCCTATTTGCATCGGGATGGAAAAACTTGCAAACAAACGAGCAAGATACCCTGTTTATATCAGACCATGTGGACTGGAACGATATTTTGCAATGTGTTGAGCATACCCAACCCACGCAAATTTGGACCCTGCACGGCGACGGTGCCCATTTAAAGCAGCACTTTGCCGGTACTATTGAAGTTAAGTTATTAAAATGA
- the coaE gene encoding dephospho-CoA kinase (Dephospho-CoA kinase (CoaE) performs the final step in coenzyme A biosynthesis.): MLKVGITGNIGSGKTTISKVFEVLGIPVFYADDHAKRVMTDDPILIEAIKATFGDESYFEDGSLNRKYLANIVFNNNQQLAKLNAIAHPATFRAFDNWVKNVGHVPYILKEAALLFESSSYKLCDKSMMVFAPLELRMNRVILRDNITAAEFESRNSKQFADEDKLKLADYVITNDDSKLVIPQVLALHRQFLQLAQQL, from the coding sequence ATGTTAAAAGTAGGTATAACAGGTAACATTGGCAGCGGCAAAACTACCATAAGCAAAGTGTTTGAGGTTTTAGGCATCCCCGTTTTTTACGCGGACGACCATGCCAAACGCGTAATGACGGACGACCCCATACTGATAGAAGCTATTAAAGCAACTTTTGGTGATGAGTCGTATTTTGAAGATGGCTCGTTAAACCGTAAATACCTGGCCAATATTGTTTTTAACAATAACCAGCAACTGGCAAAACTAAACGCCATAGCCCACCCGGCAACCTTTAGGGCCTTTGATAATTGGGTGAAAAACGTTGGCCATGTGCCTTATATTTTAAAAGAAGCAGCCTTGTTGTTCGAGAGTAGTTCGTACAAGTTATGCGATAAAAGTATGATGGTTTTTGCCCCGCTTGAGCTACGCATGAACCGCGTAATACTGCGCGATAACATTACCGCTGCCGAGTTTGAGAGCCGCAACTCCAAACAGTTTGCCGATGAGGACAAATTAAAACTGGCCGACTATGTGATAACTAATGATGATAGCAAACTGGTTATTCCGCAAGTGCTTGCCCTGCACCGCCAATTTTTACAACTCGCGCAGCAACTATGA
- a CDS encoding ZIP family metal transporter produces MQVWQILLLFFCAFFGGISIFLFRNGNHGKHLKLILSFSGAYLFAITVLHLIPDAYHGNDNMVGVFILAGFLFQIILEQFSDGIEHGHIHKPHGNHFHFPFAILFSLCLHAFLEGMPLAQGYQVQLVFGIALHHIPAAFALASVMLANKVSKKSMIFFLFLFAIMAPAGYLFSNALSNGVVGNLQQYFNRIMGIVIGIFLHISTTILFESTEDHKFNLKKLLVVLAGISIPLVLFLSELN; encoded by the coding sequence ATGCAGGTTTGGCAAATACTACTTTTGTTTTTTTGCGCTTTTTTTGGGGGCATCAGCATATTTTTATTCCGCAACGGCAATCATGGCAAGCACCTTAAACTCATATTATCTTTTAGCGGGGCCTATCTTTTTGCCATAACCGTACTGCATTTAATACCCGATGCCTATCATGGCAACGATAACATGGTTGGTGTTTTTATACTGGCAGGCTTTTTATTCCAAATTATTCTGGAACAATTTTCGGACGGGATTGAGCACGGCCACATTCACAAACCACACGGCAACCATTTTCATTTCCCATTTGCCATACTATTTAGCCTTTGCCTGCACGCCTTTTTAGAAGGTATGCCCCTTGCGCAAGGCTACCAGGTGCAACTGGTATTTGGTATTGCACTGCACCATATACCCGCTGCTTTTGCTTTGGCAAGCGTAATGCTGGCCAACAAGGTATCTAAAAAAAGCATGATATTTTTCTTGTTCCTGTTTGCCATTATGGCACCCGCAGGTTACCTTTTTAGCAACGCATTAAGCAATGGCGTGGTGGGTAACCTGCAACAATATTTTAACCGCATAATGGGTATTGTAATCGGTATCTTCCTGCACATATCAACCACCATTCTGTTCGAATCAACCGAAGATCATAAGTTTAATTTAAAGAAACTGCTTGTGGTTTTGGCTGGGATAAGTATTCCGTTAGTGTTGTTTTTGAGCGAACTAAATTAG